In Lotus japonicus ecotype B-129 chromosome 5, LjGifu_v1.2, one genomic interval encodes:
- the LOC130718327 gene encoding uncharacterized protein LOC130718327 — MAPMKIQPIDIDAQSLKEATTVAVVARNDVVKPVLKSRLKRLFVFDRQKPVAGDAPLSNTRDGAGGVVPEFEPSSVVLANMVQSFIEESYEKQQQPPTAARNARNRCNCFNGNSNDISDDELDIFGESIASGSFGDSGDALKSLILCASVAERNLLADTSKIVDQNSKVYKRKDELRKIVVENLSSLGYDSSICKSKWEKTLSYPAGEYEYIDVVVEGERLIIDIDFRSEFEIARSTGTYKAILQYLPFVFVGKSDRLCQIVAVVAEAAKQSLKKKGMHVPPWRKAEYMLAKWLSSSTCTRASPPPPSAVCGSSENLSGGGSAEAESDCCELELIFGEKALSPEMKVVSGGEKGLLTVATPAWHPPAVRVKSVERGARVVTGLASLLKDKP, encoded by the exons ATGGCTCCGATGAAGATCCAACCCATCGACATCGATGCACAGAGTCTGAAGGAAGCGacgacggtggcggtggtggctcgAAACGACGTCGTTAAGCCGGTGTTGAAGTCACGACTGAAGAGGCTGTTCGTGTTTGACCGGCAGAAACCAGTCGCCGGCGATGCTCCGCTGTCCAACACCAGAGATGGAGCCGGCGGAGTTGTACCGGAGTTTGAGCCAAGCTCTGTTGTGTTGGCCAATATGGTGCAGAGTTTCATCGAAGAGAGTTACGAGAAGCAGCAGCAGCCACCGACGGCCGCGAGAAACGCTCGCAACCGCTGCAACTGCTTCAACGGCAACAGCAATGACATCTCCGACGATGAACTCGACATCTTCGGTGAATCAATCGCCTCTGGTTCATTCGGCGACTCCGGCGACGCGCTCAAG AGCTTGATTCTTTGTGCGAGTGTTGCAGAGAGAAACCTCTTAGCTGACACATCGAAGATCGTTGACCAGAACAGCAAGGTTTACAAGAGAAAAGACGAATTGAGAAAGATCGTGGTTGAAAACCTTTCATCTCTGGGTTACGATTCCTCCATCTGCAAATCGAAATGGGAGAAAACCCTATCTTACCCTGCCG GTGAATATGAATACATCGATGTGGTTGTGGAAGGTGAGAGGTTGATAATCGATATAGATTTCAGATCGGAGTTCGAGATTGCTCGATCGACGGGGACTTACAAGGCGATTCTTCAGTATTTGCCGTTCGTTTTCGTCGGGAAATCGGATCGTCTCTGTCAGATCGTCGCCGTCGTGGCGGAGGCGGCGAAGCAGAGCTTGAAGAAGAAAGGGATGCACGTTCCGCCGTGGAGGAAGGCGGAGTACATGCTTGCCAAGTGGCTCTCCAGCTCCACCTGCACTAGAGCAAGTCCTCCGCCGCCCTCCGCCGTGTGTGGCTCCAGTGAGAATCTGAGCGGCGGTGGAAGTGCTGAGGCGGAGAGTGATTGCTGTGAGTTGGAACTGATCTTCGGTGAAAAAGCATTGTCGCCGGAGATGAAGGTTGTTTCGGGTGGTGAGAAGGGCTTGCTGACGGTTGCGACGCCGGCGTGGCATCCACCGGCGGTGAGAGTGAAGAGTGTTGAGAGAGGAGCGAGGGTGGTTACTGGATTAGCTTCTCTTCTCAAAGATAAACCATAG